The Medicago truncatula cultivar Jemalong A17 chromosome 7, MtrunA17r5.0-ANR, whole genome shotgun sequence genome includes the window CCTTATCTCTTATTTGCTCCGGCCCAatggttcaatcttgttctctGATGCCTAATCCGAATCACTTATATCTCTAACGTTTGTCTGTGTAATGTAAACTTTGtgacatttcattttttttttttctttctaattagTAGTATATCAACACatatgtgtattttattttgtgatttgtgGTTAAATGAATGTATGATCTATAGGTTACATCTCCCGGAGGAAATGTGGTACACTCTTTGAAAGGAACGTCAGGGGACAAGTTTGAGTTAAAAGCCATACATGGTGGAATTTACAAGTTTTGCTTTCACAATCCTATCTCTACGCCAGAAACTGTGTCCTTCTATGTTCATGTTGGCCACATTCCAAATGTGCATAACTTAGCTAAAGATGGTAAGTTaactaaacttgaattaaattaaattctcaCGAATGGATATTGGGTGATAATCCTATAGGCTAATTGAATAATTGTCTCTTTCTTAGACTTGGTATATAATGGGTTGGGGCATTTATTGTGCTCCCATTAATTTCAATGACAACTTGTTgtacaaccataatttacaaagaaaatgaggtgtttgagacaaaaaccaaaacaatagagagaaaaagtaaaaacataatgtgagtatgagagataaagttgtcacaaaagttgttaaaaaatgcttttacaaatatcatttcttttaaaaaaaaaattatagcttAATTTCTCAACTAGTTTTATAATACAGCTAAGCTTTCGCAATGTAAATCGATGTGTGATGTGTATTAGATAGTTAAACTCAGTTAGAGACTTAATAAACTTAGTTGGGCCTTGATGAGTCTTCTAGCCCAATCACTATGAGACAAATTGCATAAATAACTACCTATATTTCAATGAGAAGTAACACTTAAATGTTTTCAGAACATTCTTTAAGCTTTCTCACCTTTCTCTCTATTGAAGCATAATTCaaataggcttaattactcttttggttccttaacttattttttagtttcgttttggtcccttaactattaaaagttttgttttggtcccttaacttactttttggtttcgttttggtcccttaactattaaaagttttgttttggtcctttaacttattttttggttttgttttggtcctttatgttagaatgaatgtattagagttaagggaccaaaacgaaaccaaaaaataagttaaggaaccaaaacgaaacttttaatagttaagggaccaaaagaaaacccaaaaataagttatggaaccgaaacgaaacttttaatagttaaggaaccaaaacgaaatcaaaaaataagttaagggaccaaaaaagtaattaaaccATTCAAATATTACTTAGAGTATTTGGTTAGTTAGTTATTAGAGTAGTTAGTTGCAATGCAATTAAATAAGAGAAGTTACTTGATATACAAGCAACAGAACATGAGTTTGTTAGATAGTATTGGACCTATGTATTATGCTATGAAAAGCCCATTACCATGTTGCATAATTACTActaatattattgaattaaagAAATAATACAAGTTCTTGCGTGCACCAAAATTCATACATTCCCTCTGCAGAGCATTTTGATCCAATTAATGTGAAGATTGCTGAGTTAAGAGAAGCATTGGAATCTATTATTACAGAACAAAAGTACTTGAAAGCACGTGATACTAGACATCGAAATAGTAAGTTGTTCTCACTTACTAGTGATGGAATTCATGTGTACATTTATCAAACTCATGCATCTTGATAGATAGAGGAGTATATGATAAATTTCTTTTGTAACTGTAGCAAACGAGAGCACCAGAAAACGTGTTATCTTTTACACACTCTTGgagtatattttatttgtggGTACAAGCTTATTGCAAGTCGTATACATTCGTCGTCTCTTCAGCAAATCATTTGCTTACAACCGAGTGTAGAATCACAATGTATTGTggtgacaattattttgtttttcctattgatcattttgtttttcccatttttcttacttatttgtaacatatttaaatatatgattgaTTCCTCTATTTGAATTCTTTTGGCTAAAGTAGCATAATTTagtctcttatttttatttttttaataaaagggACCTAAGCACTAAAAAAGAAACTAGAAACTTATGGGGAAAGCAACACCAGCTATACCTACCAATGAGACATTAGAAAACTTAAAAACCTTAACGCTCTTGTCCAAAGACAAACAATGTTTTGTAAGATCGTCGACAACCTGATTAGTCTCTCTGAAAATATGCTTCCAATTCACTTCACCAGTATTGTTATAAATTTGATAACTATTTTCTACCAATGTTCGTTGCGGATTGGTAGTAATGCAACCATCTTTTAGAAGAGTGATTGCATTTATAGACGGAGGCGGAACATAGCGGCCTTACGATCGGAGGGCTGGTTTCATAATAACGTTAGTCGTTCGTTGGGTGATGgtaataatgttttattttggaCGGATATTTGGGTGGGAGAGTTGTCGTTACGTGATAGATTTAGTAGGTTGTATGAGTTATCGTTATTAAAGGGGGAGTCAGCGGCAGCGATGAGAGCTTTAGGGTGGGAAGAAGAGGGTGAGGTGTGGAGGTGGAGGCGTAGGCTGtttgcgtgggaggaggagtcgGTAGCGGAGCTTAGGCTTTTACTTCAAAATGTTTCTTTACAGGTTCAGTGAAAGGACAGGTGGAAGTGGAACGCGGATCCTTCTTCTTGTTACACAGTTCAGAGTGCATACAATACGCTCATTTCTCAGGTCCAAGTCGATAATGTGATGGCAACGCCTTCTTTTTGGCATAAGGACGTTCCGTTGGAGGTGGTGCTTTTTGTGTGGCGTCTGTTTCGTGATCGGCTTCCTACGAAGGATAATCTTCATAGGCGTAATGTTTTAGAATTTGATGCTCAAATTTGTGTTGTTGGTTGTGGTCTCATTGAAACATCCAATCATTTATTtcttcattgtaattttttttgtttggtttggaatGTCATTTTTCAATGGCTTGGAGTAGTTACAGCATTGCCTCTTGACGTCAAAGGGCACTTTAATCAGTTCAGTTTTTTATGCGGTGTCTCTAAGTCGAGGCAATCTATTATTCAGGTGATTTGGTTAACGACAATGTGGgagatttggaaggaaaggaacaatataatttttaatgcaaAGGTTGGCTCTATTATGCAAGTGGTGGACAGGATTAAGTTGTTAACTTTCAAGTGGTTGAAGGTGAAGCTTGTAACTCTTCCCTTTAACTATCATGGTTGGTGACTTAATCCGTTTACTTTACTAGGAATATGCTAATTGTTGTTCTGTTGCCGAGTTGTTTTGTGGTGCTCGCTCTTGTATTCTTTGTAATATTCGCACATTGTATTGTCTTTGATCCTTGGCACACTTTGTGCTAAAAAAACCTTTGTcgtgttaatatatttcattttaacttcttaaaaaaaaaaaaaaaaaatttcctgAATCCTCTACTCCAATCCAACTTCAAACCATTAAAAATTCACCAAAGCTCAGCTTCATGGACAGAACACAAATGTAGTTTTGCTACataacacaaacaaaatcaCCAACAATCATCTCTAGTCACTCATGCTAAACTGTCGTTGAGAGTAAATGAATAATTCGTATTCAGAGCCACGACTCCGTCTAATTGAGTTCAAAAAAATCGTACAATAGAAATGGGAAGCATTCAGATCCAAACATTTTTAACCAAAGAGGAGTCCCGAAAAGCATGAAAATGGTCTTCAATAGCATGAAGGGCAAATATCATTAGTTGACATTCTTCTATGAATTCTGATGGTGATTgttaataaagataaagataaaaatgCATGACTTATCTTCTAGGTGAAACATTGCAATTGAAATAACCCTTCTAACTTCGAATGAGATTATATAAGAGATGAATATTATGGTTTCCAAAATCAATCAATTGTTGAAACAAGTCGAGGAGACAACTACATTACTCATCAATAAAAGACGGGTATAGATTACGCATGTGAGTTGtcaattaaaatcatttatttatcttCTAGTATAAATAATAGAAGACAGATGAATAATTTTGGTTGGTATAACTTATAGGAGAAACTTTTACCAATCTTTTATTGATGGAAAATTAAGAATTTACCTTTTagcaattatttttgttttagatgAATTTCCTTTATGAGCTGAGCTCTAAAGTAATTGTAATTTCTGATCATGCGATTCTagagttttattttaagaaGCTTGAATCAACCaaagcaaagaaaaaacaatttaacgtTTGGAAGTTTACACAGCTACTTTATGCAAAAGTGGTGGATGAGTATgaataattaagaaaattaatgtattaaaaaacAGAAATTGGCATCTCCGATGCATCCAACTGAAATTGAATTGTCTATATGTTACAGGGCTATGAGGCAGCCTATAACTAACAATTTAACGTGAATCAGAGTCCACAGAACTTAGCTGTCACAAAATCACCAACATTTACAACGCATGCGAATTGCGAACCGAGGCTCCTGGAAATTCCAAAAGGAATACTATTACACAATAACCATTGCTCCCTCCGTCGTCTTACAATAAATGACCTATTTAAAATTGTGAACCATTGACCTAACATATTTTGAATTGATCTAACATATTTAGCTGTCACAAAATCCACAGAGTTAAGTTACACATACTTTAGACTAACCCGTAAATTTGTGTCTTTAAACCAAAACACAAATGGAACGAAACAAATTAATCTGTTAGGCAGGCCTTAAGTTACATAAGACCGGTTCgttgatttttattaattgtttgataaattgtCCACAATTATTCTAAAACAACTTAGAAAAGAACCATTCAAAGTACATGTAACTTTTTGCAcacgaaaaaagaaaaaaaagtaaattataagTAATTGTCAAAACGTATTATATTAAATGGAAATGAAGTATAAGTATGAGTAAATGGTAGAAGTATAGTataaagagaaattatatttgaacaatcaatttttgacaacttttgtgataatcttgtctctcatattcacattgtGTTTTTACGTTTTCTTTCTATTACTTTAGTTTTTGTGTCACTGCCTAAATTTCTTTGTAtgttttgattgttcaaaaagTTGTTCTaacaaagagttgttcaaataacattcctcAAATACAGATAATGTTGGAAGAACATCCATAGCCCtttatgatgtttttattctatACAAACGTATGCTGTACatgaaaatatgatacataattactatttttttgttaaggaaatgatacataattaattcactataaataattatgatatCATAATAAACTGATTATACATGAATTATATGCAATGGGTGAGATTGAAGGAGTGAATGTGAGGACTAGACACTGTGATGATGATGGTACGTACAAAGGAAAAGGATGTGTTATCGTGTTACACTTATTTGTTTTGATAGTCGTTTTCTCGATGGCTGGGAATGAGGAAGTAACGTTGAATTGAAGACACATTGAATTGACAACTGAGGGTGATTATGGCCATGCTCGCTCATGCTAGGAGTTGCAATAAGCAGAGAGTGAAAAAGAATAAGAGGTTTAAAATTAAGTAGTAATGAATGAATATGCGTCGAAAATCTAAACATGGCCCCCTTTCTTTTCTTCCCTTTATTAGCActattttttgttcttgttcCAGAACCCAATAATTGTAGCCTCGGTGACTTTCTGTCCCTCTTAGTACCCTCTTGAATTGTTCAACTCACAACCCTATATCTGTTTGTCTAATCTTAATTAATAATAGGAGTACTTAGTGTATGTttgcttttaaattttaaggACAATGTTAATAAATGTCCTTAGAGCATTGGTTGGAGTATTAAAATAAGTAACTTTGCAATAAAAAGTTATGTAATCATTGTCAAGATGAAATTTTTACTAATAGATTCCTTAACCATTATCCTTAGAGCATTGGTTAACAAAATCCTAATTTTAAATGGACAAATCGATTTTAGATATGTATGATTGCTTATActtgaatttttaattataaagttGATTTTAACTTACAAATTAATTCATCTCACTTTCGCataaattcattcaaatttgTCTATAACTCACTTTTAGTCCTAATCATTTTTATAGaaataattcattcaaaatcaattcttatcaccacaaaaatacatataaactTAACATGAGTTTGGCCTAATGTATCTTAGACGCCGCCACACATTAGGTGAGAAGCTCTAATATATAGCTTTAGCAAATCACGGCCAAATGTGCTTTTGAGACACGAGAATGGCCAAAGCACCGCATATCCAAATAGGCCGTTAGTAACTGTAAGTGTTTGGATAGGGGTCCGTTGAGCAAAAATGCAGGTTGTCTGTCTCCCAAGAAATTATTTGTTTGCGGACTTGTTCTTGCACCATGAAGTATTCAATTTGAGACTTGGACACGCCGTGAACTTcaaaaaatgagaagaaaatgCATGTTTAGAGCAAACTTTTTCCACCGTGAATACAAAAGGCTACTAAGTATAGCCTTACTAAAATATGCACCTTCACAACATTCTCAAGGtagaaacaaacacaatattagAGCATCCACATCCATATCATCCACATTGATGGTATAAATGGACcccatataatatataaatattacttcatattttttaattatttaaaccactcaactacattttttaaatatttatacaactcaTCTAAAACTTTAAATTGGGTCCCACCTAATCACACAATACACCTCAAATTTATAGTTTAAAGTCACAttctaattttatattattttttacaagagAAAAGTAGCAAAACAATGGTGGTAATGCAGTACCACGGGACTTGTTGGAGAATGCAAAATTCTGACAGAGTATCATACAATTTCTGCAATGCCACTCTAAAATGTTACCGATATTTATGCTCTTAGTGGATTTCATATTAGTTACTCGTCCTCCTTGACAATATTGGAAAGATGGGAGTATGATAAGCATCGAGAATAGGTATTTTCATGTCTAATTTTCATATGAGAAAATAACGTGTGATTTCTTACAATCTatcaaaagagagaaatatatgaataatGTAGAAATAATGAATTTTAACCATAAAGATCACACCTTACTTTCTCATGTGTAAATTACATTTGAGAAATAGTTGAACAACATTAAGTCAATGTTCTAAGGccattaaaatatttgaacacCCTACCTCTATCTCTATTAGATACCTTAAAACATTAGATGTATTAGtcacatattttttatatcaaatattttgtcCATTTATAGTGTTTTATCAACTATAAATAGACTAAAATATTCTATCAActatatatgatgaattgattaattattgGATATAAGAAATTGATCATCTCCatttttttcatacataatTTTCTCATGTTTCTGAacctttaacaaaaaaaattcttttcaaGTTCTAAAAGCATgttctttttctatttcaattgtCTAAATCTTTCAAATAACTTTCTCAAGTTTTTCTCAAGAAAGGATCCTAATTTAAATggtaagtttttataaaaatatatccaTCACTGTATTGAAATTTGatgtatttaactttttttaaaaataatttttaaatttagaattCTTAACCAATATCTCGGGGACACTCgctaacaaaatctttaaaatattgttattttaaaaacttgttttcttaaaaatatttcttttgtcGTTTAATAGTAAAACAATCAATATATgtgaaaaaagaaatgatatttgaacaatcatttttttgatagtttttgtgacaactttttctctaatactcatattatctttttactttttctctctattattttaatttttgtgctaatactttattttctttgtaaaattttgattatctcaaaaaattattagataaatgtatgttcaaataacacaactctagGTTGAATAGGTGggaaaaagagagaaaggaTCCCCCACTGTGTTCTACTCTAGTCTCTAGCTACAAGACTCTTAAATAGCAGCTCTCTGCATAATATAAAATCTGACCTATACTATACTACTCTTACTCTAACCTATTGCTATAAGACAGCTCGCTCCTCTTGATCAATCATCATGCATCTGCTATTCCCTTTATAGCATTCTTAgctgtttttattttgaattcaatttcttccttttcttccaAACTCTGCATGTTAAATCCTTTCCTTTTAAATTCACTGTTTCACAAGATGGGTTATGTCTTTATGATTCCTCCTTTACTATAGTATCTACCTCCTTTATTACATATGTCccattctttctttctttgcttctatatatatatatattctccaAATCTAGATTCTTTATCATAGTTTGTAGTAATAttcttgttttcttctttggttTTTCCTTTCCATTCCATTGGATTCTTCGCCTTCCTAGTTCTTTCTATGCTTACAAATAGTGTTAAAATGAAAGCACATGACTTTCTTGCaccttctcttttttctttctcctttgaGTTAGGTTTAGATACCTGAATCTATTCTCTTTTTCATTCTTTGTGCTACAATAGGTATTTATTTTCTACTTCTTTtgacacacaaaaaaaaaaccatataaaCCTAGAGAGAGTGAAGTTGATGCATAACTATTGCtggagatgaagatgaaagTTCACAAAGGAAAAAGTGAAGCTGCCAGCATGATCTAAACTTTGGTTAGAGAGCTTTCTTTTGAatggaaagaagagagagtaagtAACCCTAACCTTGACTAGGTCATGCTGTGACAGCCTCACTCTTTCCTATTTTGTGGACCAAGTTCCTAATCCTAACGATCTCTTCAACATACTGAAAGACACACAACAAACTTTAAACCTAAAAGGTGAGTGAAATTACTGTTAGAAGAAGCATCTCTCGTTTATTCCTTTCTTAGTTTCTGTTATGTTCTGGCAGGCGTGCTTTGTTATTACTTATTACTACCTTTTTTGTTTGTCTCtctactttttctttctcttgttaTTTCATGCCAACCTGGTTTTACTGTTTCTTGTTGACTCTTAATTTCTATGaatagtatatttttatattgtccTTTACTTTGGTTTTCTTGACCTAGATTGTTATTTTAGGTCTTGGTTCATTGTATGAACTATCAatgtttttatatgtttattatgcagtatttatttattaatgttatgattttgttgttcatttttctttttcattttgtcaGGTGCAAGTTTTTACCTATTATTATTAAATCTAAATTAAATATGAGTCCTGCAGGTTCTATCCGTAACAGTATAATATAAAAGCACATTATCACTTGTgatcttattttatatttattagaattaaatttattatcttCTGCCTCAACTTTGTAACTGACGGTTTGTTTGCAGCGTGTTAAAAGTAGGACCAGAAGATTAATGGTCACTATATATAGTGGTCCTCAAATGTTAGTTTATGGCTTGTATGAGAAGAGaatgttaattgtttttatatataaatgtgTATCATTAGCGTGTTTATGTGAGTACAATGAATGAAACAATCATTAGCGTGTGTAAGCTTGTTTATGTTAGTTATGCCAGGTAGTGTGTAGCTTTGAATAATCACATTGGATCACTGTGATTCTGCCATGACCACACGATACGAAACATACACATAAGGATAATGTTTCATGAACACCCTTTCCTCTATACACACATTGTACCACTTCCATGTGAGAGTGTTTGAGAGACACAAAAGATGAGTTTCTTATGTGTGTAGGGAACACATGGACACATGTCACAATTATATGTGGGTGTACAAGTGGTATATGCCACCTAAGATGGTTTATGTATCACTACCCTacacataaataaattgatGTTGTAAAATATTGTATGGTCGTTATGAATAAAcaactttaaattaaattaaaaatttgtaatGTTAGGTCACATTTGAATTAACACTATGCTTGACTACCTTTACTCCTGGAAAATACTAACATGCGTTCCCAGAGCATATTAAGAAGCTCAATATAGAAATCTTCATCTTAATAATTGTACATTCATCATTTTAATAAAcctctacttttttttaaaagttaaaatattatattttcaatacaaatttctatttttgcAAGCAAACATGAGGCCTAAGGGTGTAAGTTGACAATACCCTTTACCAGTGTTGGCAATTGTGTACGTAATCTATAAGCATGTAGTAATTATGTTATGGAGTAATTGTGTTAGCAATACTCAAATTTTCTCCAACGGTTCCTTCTT containing:
- the LOC25499172 gene encoding transmembrane emp24 domain-containing protein p24beta3; translated protein: MVRMKILLVVNLVEYVEHGGDTISGNFVVMDHDIFWSSDHPGIDFTVTSPGGNVVHSLKGTSGDKFELKAIHGGIYKFCFHNPISTPETVSFYVHVGHIPNVHNLAKDEHFDPINVKIAELREALESIITEQKYLKARDTRHRNTNESTRKRVIFYTLLEYILFVGTSLLQVVYIRRLFSKSFAYNRV